In the genome of bacterium, the window CATCAACAGGCCCCGGAACACCTCGCTGTAGCGATGGAGCAATCGGGCGCCCTCCCCTCGTCCTCGGCGGCTTGGCCAGACCGCCTAGCTGCGTGTGGCGGCCAGTGCGTCGTCGATCGCGCGTGCTTCGATGAGCAGGCGCTCGAAGGTCTCGAAATCGATCTGGCTGGGGCCGTCACACGGCGCGCCGTCCGGATCCGGATGCACTTCGACGAAGAGGGCGTCGATGCCCACGGCCACCGCGGCTCGCGCCAGCGGGAGCACCATGTTGCGATTGCCGCCACTGGCCTCCAGACCTGCGCCGGGCCGCTGCACCGAGTGGGTCGCGTCGTAGCAGACCGGGGCGTACTCGCGGATCACCGCCAGGCCCTCCATATCGACGACCAGATCGTGGTAGCCGAAGGCCACACCGCGTTCGGTCACGAAGGCGCCACCGGTCCCGCCGGTATCGGCCTTCTCGACGGCAAGGCGGAGATCCTCCGGAGCGAGGAACTGGCCCTTCTTGATGTTCACGGGCTTGCCGGTCGCCGCACAGGCCACCACCAGATCGGTCTGCCGACACAGGAAGGCCGGAATCTGCAAGCAGTCCACGACTTCAGAGGCAGGCTTCGCCTGACCGGGCTCGTGGACGTCGGTCGTGACAGGCAGGCCGGTCTCGGATTTCACCCGAGCCAGGATCCGCAGCCCCTCGTCGAAGCCGGGCCCCCGGTAGGAGCGCAGGCTCGAACGGTTGGCCTTGTCCACCGAGGCCTTGAAGATCATCGGGAAGCCATGGCGCTCGGCCACGGCGGCCAGCCTGTCAGCAGCGGCCAACGCGGTGGATTCCGTCTCGACGACGTTCAGACCAGCGATCAAGACCAGCGGGGCCCCGTCCCCGAGGGGAACCTCACCAATCTGCATGGATGCGCCTCCCCCCGACCGGAGTGACCGGTCGCCCTCGGGTGTTCGATAGCAATCTCAGGCCTGGCTGTCCTTCTCGGCCGCCTCTCGGAGCAGGTCCAGGATCTCGGGCACGGCGGACGTCACGCGATTCCAATTCGGGATCTGCGGGGCGCCCAGGGGGTCGCGAACGAAGCCCAGGCCCGCCCCGCGCAGTGCGCTCGAGAAGGTCTCCACGGCGACCTCCTCTTCATGGCGGTCGAAAGCCAGGCCGTTGAGCGCAGCATCATCCGAATAACGAGCCACCGCGTCCTGGGCCATGCGCACGTAGGCGGCCCCGAGTGTGTTGAGGAAGCCTGCGTCGAACTCGATGCCATAGCTCGCAAGGTTCCGGATCAACGCGGTCCCGATATCCGTGACCATCCGGTGAAGCCCGGCATCCTCGCCGCGCGCGGAGAGCTCCCGGTGCTTGTGGTCATAGTTCTCCGTCAGCTCGACCTGACAGATCCGCTTGAGGGAACAGTTGCGATAGACCTCGGCCAACACACCGACCTCGAGGCCCCAATCGCTGGGGATCCGGATGGACCGGGCCAGATCCGTCGTCATCGCGCACTCGCCGGCCAACGGGAAGCGGAACGAATCGAGGAACTCGAGCAGCGGGTTCGGGCCCAGAACCGATTTCATGGCGCGCAGGAACGGCGTCATGAAGAGCCGGGTCACGCGCCCGTAGAGCCGATCCGTGACGCGGGCGTAGTAGCCCTTCACGAACTCGTAGTTCATGTTCGAGTTCGCAATCGGGAAGCAGAGCCGAGCCAACAGTTCCCGGTCGTAGTCGCGGATGTCGCAATCGTGGAGCGCGATCACGCGCGAACGCCCGGCCGCCAACACGTAGCCGAACGCCAACCACACGCCCTGCCCCTTCCCCGCCGGCCCCGCGTCGAGGCCCTCTTCGCGAAGCACCCGGTAGAGCTCTTGAAGGCGCGGGCCGTCATTCCACAACAAGGTCGCCGGCTCGCCGTGACGGGTGCGAACCCCTTCGAAGGCATCGCACATCTCGTCGTAGTCTTCCCGACAGCTCGTGCCCGCAACGCT includes:
- the kdsA gene encoding 3-deoxy-8-phosphooctulonate synthase yields the protein MQIGEVPLGDGAPLVLIAGLNVVETESTALAAADRLAAVAERHGFPMIFKASVDKANRSSLRSYRGPGFDEGLRILARVKSETGLPVTTDVHEPGQAKPASEVVDCLQIPAFLCRQTDLVVACAATGKPVNIKKGQFLAPEDLRLAVEKADTGGTGGAFVTERGVAFGYHDLVVDMEGLAVIREYAPVCYDATHSVQRPGAGLEASGGNRNMVLPLARAAVAVGIDALFVEVHPDPDGAPCDGPSQIDFETFERLLIEARAIDDALAATRS
- a CDS encoding glycosyl transferase, with translation MADFHQTGVISTLHRLGRADLQRLERDLATHGNDRPVALVLPCLHSELKDVALKGIVDQLRGVDYLEQVIVSVAGTSCREDYDEMCDAFEGVRTRHGEPATLLWNDGPRLQELYRVLREEGLDAGPAGKGQGVWLAFGYVLAAGRSRVIALHDCDIRDYDRELLARLCFPIANSNMNYEFVKGYYARVTDRLYGRVTRLFMTPFLRAMKSVLGPNPLLEFLDSFRFPLAGECAMTTDLARSIRIPSDWGLEVGVLAEVYRNCSLKRICQVELTENYDHKHRELSARGEDAGLHRMVTDIGTALIRNLASYGIEFDAGFLNTLGAAYVRMAQDAVARYSDDAALNGLAFDRHEEEVAVETFSSALRGAGLGFVRDPLGAPQIPNWNRVTSAVPEILDLLREAAEKDSQA